One region of Priestia megaterium genomic DNA includes:
- a CDS encoding CBS domain-containing protein, which produces MTTVREVMTQDVKACAPHDPVTAAAKLMRDINCGSVPVCQENRVMGMITDRDIALNCVADGKDCNTVHCHDCMTKDVVTCSPDTDIHECARMMADHQIRRIIVVENNNMVGICAIGDLATVNVYVDEAGAALSEISNQVH; this is translated from the coding sequence ATGACCACAGTACGTGAAGTTATGACTCAAGATGTGAAAGCTTGTGCACCGCACGACCCAGTAACAGCAGCTGCAAAATTAATGCGTGATATTAATTGTGGCTCTGTGCCGGTGTGTCAAGAAAATCGAGTAATGGGAATGATCACAGACCGTGATATCGCGTTAAATTGCGTGGCGGATGGAAAAGATTGCAACACTGTGCATTGCCATGATTGTATGACTAAAGATGTAGTTACGTGTTCTCCGGATACGGATATTCATGAATGTGCACGTATGATGGCAGATCATCAAATTCGCCGCATTATTGTAGTGGAGAATAATAATATGGTTGGAATCTGTGCAATCGGCGACCTTGCGACAGTGAACGTATATGTTGATGAAGCCGGTGCAGCATTAAGCGAGATTTCTAATCAAGTTCATTGA